In Macadamia integrifolia cultivar HAES 741 chromosome 5, SCU_Mint_v3, whole genome shotgun sequence, a single window of DNA contains:
- the LOC122078023 gene encoding protein FAR-RED IMPAIRED RESPONSE 1-like, which translates to MGNMMKDGSKFLADLKKCMFHYDDESQFEIAWDKLKSDHQVEENSWLYRIYCLKYKWAKCYMKETLIIGMRSTQLSESINGDMKDYLSLTLDLVPFFKHFERVVVDKRANELKAEFDARNKLQRNLFIKSSVMNQVARVYTPKIFEKLQKQYEWIPSCYIKKIIQNATYYEYVVSTFGKEDECTVSCNLKEYMIRCSCRKFETFSILCRHVFKVLDVNDFKYVPNAYILRRWTQTTRNTVVHDTKGKVIVEDVHLGCSQRYRHICHILVRIAAIASNSSEGYAYVDNVTDEICKHLKSINISFDGQDDERVLVKDNVVNNGVTLKKIDDPKEGGRCKKN; encoded by the coding sequence ATGGGCAACATGATGAAAGATGGTTCAAAATTTTTAgcagatttgaagaagtgtatGTTTCATTATGATGATGAATCACAATTTGAAATTGCATGGGATAAACTAAAGAGTGATCATCAAGTTGAAGAAAATTCATGGTTATACCGAATTTATTGTCTTAAATATAAATGGGCCAAGTGTTACATGAAGGAAACATTGATTATAGGAATGCGGAGTACACAACTAAGTGAAAGTATAAATGGTGACATGAAAGATTACTTAAGTTTAACTCTTGACCTTGTACCATTTTTCAAGCACTTCGAAAGGGTTGTGGTTGACAAGCGTGCTAACGAGTTAAAGGCAGAGTTTGATGCGAGAAATAAGCTTCAAAGAAATTTATTCATAAAGTCATCTGTTATGAATCAAGTAGCAAGAGTTTACACTcctaaaatatttgaaaaacttCAAAAACAGTATGAATGGATTCCATCATGCTACATTAAGAAAATTATTCAGAATGCCACCTATTATGAATATGTAGTCTCAACATTTGGAAAAGAAGATGAATGTACAGTGTCGTGCAACCTAAAGGAGTATATGATTCGTTGTAGTTGTAGAAAATTTGAGACATTCAGCATTCTTTGTCGGCATGTTTTTAAAGTTCTAGATGTCAATGATTTCAAATATGTTCCAAATGCATATATATTGAGGAGATGGACACAGACAACAAGAAATACAGTTGTACATGATACTAAAGGAAAAGTTATTGTGGAAGATGTCCACTTGGGTTGTTCACAAAGGTATAGGCATATCTGTCATATACTGGTTAGGATTGCAGCAATAGCATCAAATTCATCGGAGGGTTATGCTTATGTGGACAATGTTACTGATGAGATCTGTAAACATCTGAAAAGTATAAATATTAGCTTTGATGGGCAAGATGATGAAAGGGTTCTAGTTAAAGATAATGTTGTCAACAATGGAGTAACACTCAAAAAAATAGATGATCCAAAAGAAGGTGGTAGATGTAAGAAGAATTGA
- the LOC122080379 gene encoding serine/arginine-rich splicing factor SR45a-like encodes MADSPRARSSHSPSPWQGNSRSRSRSKSRSRSRSRSRSKSRPRSPSRSRSRSGSRVRDASNPGNTLYVTGLSTRVTERDLEDHFSREGKVISCRLVVEPRTRISRGFAFVTMDTLEDADRCIKHLNQSVLEGRYITVEKSRRKRPRTPTPGNYLGMKSSRESSYRGDRGRYRGGYGRDDYGYRRSPRRSPYRGGRDYSPRRSPYGGRSRRERSRSLPYSPYGSPESGHGRRDVCAR; translated from the exons ATG GCGGATTCTCCTCGTGCTAG GTCTTCACATTCTCCTTCCCCTTGGCAAGGAAATTCCAGATCTAGATCCAGGTCCAAATCAAGGTCCAGGTCCAGGTCCAGGTCCAGGTCCAAATCAAGGCCCAGGTCCCCATCCCGCTCTAGGTCAAGGTCTGGGAGTCGTGTCAG GGATGCTTCAAATCCTGGTAATACACTTTATGTAACTGGTCTGTCTACAAGAGTCACAGAAAGGGACCTCGAAGATCATTTCTCTAGGGAGGGAAAG GTAATTTCATGTCGACTGGTTGTGGAGCCTCGGACACGCATCTCTCGGGGTTTTGCTTTTGTGACCATGGACACCTTAGAAGATGCTGACCGTTGCATCAAACATCTGAATCAGTCAGTTCTGGAAGGCCGGTATATAACTGTGGAGAAG TCGAGGAGGAAACGCCCAAGGACACCCACACCTGGAAACTATCTTGGAATGAAAAGTTCCAGGGAATCAA GTTATCGTGGTGATCGTGGTCGGTATCGTGGTGGCTATGGCCGTGATGATTATGGGTATCGAAGGTCTCCTAGGCGCTCACCTTATCGAGGGGGCCGTGATTATTCTCCTAGGCGTTCTCCTTATGGTGGTAGATCAAGAAGAGAACGCTCTAGGTCGCTCCCTTATTCTCCATATGGTAGCCCAGAAAGTGGCCATGGGCGTAGGGATGTATGTGCAAGATAG